One Dreissena polymorpha isolate Duluth1 chromosome 9, UMN_Dpol_1.0, whole genome shotgun sequence genomic window carries:
- the LOC127846673 gene encoding tripartite motif-containing protein 66-like, translating to MATITRSTVYKGSDIMLDYSCMPCEEKGFSKEAEVYCEKCTTFYCGSCLNLHNQLYKTHTRYERSDMKHWPLARATRDCVEKCKLHMDEKLKLFCEDHEKLCCNTCISLNHRQCAKVSLITDLVNITSPGDLQQLFDDIKTIKQQLKELRKSREENIASLQESLKKSKQYIPDVRDKINAALDELEKMTLTELDFSIANFKTDFKKDVDNCNKLYEELKCFRDTIHKIGENNNDLVFVANQKWLEKKKQSESYIQ from the exons atggcaACAATTACTCGGTCAACAGTGTATAAAGGATCGGATATCATGCTGGATTATTCGTGCATGCCCTGTGAAGAAAAAGGTTTTTCAAAAGAGGCGGAAGTATATTGTGAAAAATGCACAACATTTTACTGTGGATcgtgtttaaacttgcacaatcaGTTGTATAAAACACACACGAGGTATGAAAGATCCGATATGAAACATTGGCCACTAGCTAGGGCTACACGAGATTGTGTAGAGAAGTGTAAGTTACACATGGACGAGAAACTGAAACTTTTTTGTGAGGACCACGAAAAGCTCTGTTGCAACACTTGCATATCGCTGAACCATCG TCAGTGCGCTAAGGTGTCTCTCATAACAGATTTAGTAAATATCACGTCACCTGGAGACCTTCAACAACTTTTTGATGACATCAAGACGATAAAGCAACAACTGAAAGAGCTACGAAAGAGTCGAGAGGAGAACATTGCGTCATTGCAAGAGTCATTGAAGAAAAGCAAACAATACATACCAGATGTGCGTGACAAAATTAACGCTGCATTAGATGAGCTTGAGAAAATGACACTGACAGAACTGGATTTTTCAATTGCAAACTTCAAGACAGACTTTAAAAAAGATGTTGACAACTGCAATAAGCTGTATGAGGAGTTGAAATGTTTCAGAGATACCATTCATAAAATAGGTGAAAACAATAATGATCTCGTCTTCGTAGCAAATCAAAAATGGTTGGAAAAGAAAAAACAATCGGAATCTTACATACAATAA